The following are from one region of the Anaeropeptidivorans aminofermentans genome:
- a CDS encoding ATP-binding protein: MDCYKRKSLIITLNLKFSQWNTVFGNNRLTATLVERLIHHSYIFVFTSESLNLL, translated from the coding sequence TTGGATTGTTACAAGCGTAAAAGCCTGATAATCACTTTAAATTTAAAGTTTAGCCAATGGAATACTGTTTTTGGAAATAATCGGCTAACTGCAACTTTGGTAGAAAGGTTAATACATCATTCGTATATTTTTGTGTTCACAAGTGAAAGCCTTAACCTCTTATAA
- a CDS encoding ATP-binding protein gives MNNIAILPGIAKEEIIALRFWDKKENLILLGEVGLYKSHLELLCLYGLPARYAYRSFTAASLANILLERNNKNVCSKAFL, from the coding sequence ATGAATAATATTGCCATTCTCCCAGGCATTGCAAAAGAAGAAATAATTGCCCTTCGTTTTTGGGATAAGAAAGAGAATCTGATACTGTTGGGTGAAGTTGGATTATATAAATCGCATCTAGAATTGCTTTGTCTTTATGGCTTACCAGCGCGGTATGCATACCGCTCCTTTACTGCCGCTTCACTGGCAAATATCCTGTTGGAACGAAACAACAAAAACGTATGCTCAAAAGCTTTCTTATAA
- a CDS encoding S-layer homology domain-containing protein, producing the protein MKKRLSALFASIFVISSLTFPPNVYAASENHLTKQLDVMDEETMYTDVISVKGLISADNYVKGVKYAFPASELVIELKDDLPANSSVKLTLQNGVWFFRSVNLNGDQYANEYYTGGIEEKLPTNYNTTVGEFIPTSSTSTSGVYTRIVTAANEIPYILHIGSDDSVATLVTSRDGKEGESIRVPLVTRALQYEDMYVTIESYNEISSSTHKFAEAVPYSGISEAAKKIKKSITEVKTPVEGKTVFPIDKITISEKVVGTISEGTFEITAPQGVKILPDVPSDLIKENDYKALNMTVNGESAVKLHLSENIKWTKDTKRSGYGINDKDYTLTYHYPAGEVNYSRVFVELKGIEKSRRDEISTLTITGLKLVADDTVPKGNINLQIKNYMKTNLEPQSFTAAVKTDTEYYEKVPTAPANLENYSINDLIELDEFKLKPYITAENGLVQPQREVSRAELCQMLFELFADKDKFYVGNFYDVSAQYANAVSFCGSKGFVSGYTDGTFRPNKSVTRGEISIILNNILKLNEDVELSLLEKDHWAYEAMAQLVNIGAISGYPDNTLRPDATVTKAEAVSIISRAFGRGTTHRDGPYTYTDIPSDHWAYSYLMNALHPAK; encoded by the coding sequence ATGAAAAAAAGGCTCTCTGCTCTTTTTGCTTCAATATTTGTGATTTCGTCCTTAACATTTCCTCCTAACGTATACGCTGCTTCCGAAAATCATCTTACAAAACAGCTTGACGTCATGGACGAGGAAACCATGTATACAGATGTCATCAGCGTTAAAGGCCTTATTTCGGCAGATAATTATGTAAAAGGTGTAAAATATGCTTTCCCCGCTTCAGAGCTTGTAATAGAATTAAAAGACGATCTTCCTGCAAACTCTTCTGTAAAGCTTACCCTCCAAAACGGCGTATGGTTTTTCAGAAGCGTTAACCTAAATGGTGACCAATACGCCAATGAATACTACACCGGAGGAATAGAAGAAAAGCTTCCCACCAACTATAATACCACCGTGGGAGAATTCATCCCTACCTCCAGTACGTCAACAAGCGGCGTATATACAAGGATTGTAACAGCTGCCAATGAAATTCCTTACATTCTTCACATAGGTTCAGATGACTCCGTTGCAACTCTTGTAACTTCAAGAGACGGAAAAGAAGGCGAATCCATAAGAGTGCCTTTAGTAACAAGAGCTCTCCAATATGAAGATATGTATGTAACCATAGAAAGCTATAATGAAATAAGCTCTTCCACCCATAAATTTGCCGAAGCTGTACCTTACAGCGGTATTTCAGAAGCAGCAAAGAAAATTAAAAAGAGCATAACAGAGGTTAAAACTCCCGTCGAGGGAAAAACAGTATTTCCCATAGATAAAATAACAATTTCTGAAAAAGTAGTAGGCACCATATCCGAAGGGACTTTTGAAATCACTGCTCCCCAGGGGGTTAAGATACTTCCCGATGTTCCTTCAGATCTTATAAAAGAAAATGACTATAAAGCCCTGAATATGACAGTAAACGGCGAAAGCGCCGTTAAACTCCATCTTTCAGAAAATATCAAATGGACGAAAGATACAAAAAGAAGCGGCTACGGCATAAACGATAAGGACTATACCCTTACTTACCATTACCCTGCCGGTGAGGTAAATTATTCAAGGGTTTTTGTTGAGTTAAAAGGCATTGAAAAATCCAGAAGAGATGAAATCTCAACCCTTACCATAACAGGCCTTAAATTAGTGGCAGACGATACGGTTCCCAAAGGAAATATTAATCTGCAAATTAAAAATTATATGAAAACGAACCTTGAGCCCCAAAGCTTTACCGCAGCAGTAAAAACAGATACAGAATACTATGAAAAGGTTCCTACAGCTCCCGCAAACCTCGAAAATTATTCTATAAACGATTTAATAGAGCTTGACGAATTTAAACTGAAACCTTATATTACGGCAGAAAACGGTCTCGTTCAGCCCCAAAGGGAAGTTTCAAGAGCGGAACTTTGCCAAATGCTCTTTGAGCTTTTTGCAGATAAGGATAAATTTTATGTAGGCAATTTTTATGACGTTTCTGCCCAGTATGCCAATGCAGTAAGTTTCTGCGGTTCAAAGGGCTTCGTTTCAGGGTATACTGACGGAACATTCAGACCGAATAAATCCGTTACCCGTGGAGAAATATCCATAATATTAAATAATATTTTAAAGCTGAATGAAGATGTGGAACTTTCCTTATTGGAAAAAGACCATTGGGCCTATGAAGCAATGGCCCAGCTTGTAAACATCGGAGCCATTTCAGGCTATCCCGATAATACTTTAAGACCCGATGCAACCGTTACAAAGGCGGAAGCTGTTTCAATCATAAGCCGTGCCTTCGGCAGAGGAACAACCCATAGGGACGGACCTTATACTTACACAGATATTCCTTCTGACCACTGGGCTTATTCTTATTTAATGAATGCCCTTCATCCGGCTAAATAA
- a CDS encoding aminopeptidase P family protein encodes MDSINVKLEKLRGLMAENGIDAYLITKADPHQSENARAYWNGVQFISGFKGSAGTVVVTKDKAGLWTDGRYSIQSREQVKGTEFNVYITSEPGTKSYVDFIKNEVKEKGRLGFDSRTLSVSDAEKLENTLKEKEIVLFGNKDLLGPIWENRPEDIGGKVFDHLTKYCGTDRVKKIEDVRKSMAEKEGDTYIISSLDDIAWLLNLRCADDETLCFPAYVVMTKERTILFANEEKLSDVLDILKRDQVEIMPYESINEFLNTLESPGKIIITPSKTSYSLYSEIKNEKIVKLDFDITTNMKARKNPIEIENNKEISIKDGAALVKFIIWIKEACKTSPISEYEAGLKMDSLRKEIEGFVHTSFSTICGYGGNAAQAHYRATEDKNSVIKPEGFLLVDSGGNYLKGTTDITRTFALGKITEEMKRNFTLVLKCHIALAKAKFLYGATGANLDILARLPLWEECLDFKHGTGHGIGFALNCHEGPHRINLTAGPIRLEEGMLVSNEPGFYAENQYGIRSENIILVKEYGESPYGKFMEFETISFCPFDLESIDKDLLTKEETKWLNDYHKDVYEKLSPYLNDEEKAWLKENTRVI; translated from the coding sequence ATGGATAGTATAAATGTAAAATTAGAAAAGTTAAGAGGGCTTATGGCTGAAAATGGTATAGATGCTTATCTTATAACTAAGGCGGACCCGCATCAATCTGAAAATGCCAGAGCGTATTGGAACGGGGTTCAGTTTATATCAGGCTTTAAAGGCTCTGCAGGAACTGTAGTTGTAACGAAAGATAAAGCTGGCTTATGGACAGACGGAAGATATTCCATTCAATCCAGAGAGCAGGTTAAGGGAACGGAATTTAACGTTTACATCACTTCCGAGCCGGGGACGAAAAGCTATGTTGATTTCATAAAAAATGAAGTGAAGGAAAAGGGAAGGCTTGGCTTTGATTCAAGAACTTTAAGCGTATCTGATGCAGAAAAGCTTGAAAACACCTTAAAGGAGAAAGAAATAGTGCTTTTCGGAAACAAGGATTTACTTGGGCCTATTTGGGAAAACAGGCCTGAGGACATTGGCGGAAAGGTATTTGACCATTTAACAAAATACTGCGGAACAGACAGGGTTAAAAAAATTGAAGACGTAAGAAAAAGCATGGCGGAAAAAGAGGGCGATACTTATATTATATCCTCCCTTGACGATATCGCATGGCTTTTGAACCTTAGATGTGCAGACGACGAAACTTTATGCTTTCCTGCCTATGTAGTCATGACGAAAGAAAGAACTATATTATTTGCAAATGAAGAAAAGCTTTCAGACGTTCTTGATATTCTTAAAAGAGATCAAGTTGAAATAATGCCCTATGAAAGCATCAATGAATTTTTAAATACCCTTGAAAGTCCGGGGAAAATTATAATAACTCCTTCCAAAACAAGCTATTCTCTTTATTCTGAAATAAAAAATGAAAAAATCGTAAAGCTTGATTTTGATATCACAACAAATATGAAAGCGAGAAAAAATCCCATCGAAATAGAAAACAATAAAGAAATAAGCATAAAAGACGGAGCCGCCCTCGTTAAATTTATAATATGGATAAAGGAAGCATGCAAAACTTCTCCGATAAGCGAATATGAAGCAGGCCTTAAAATGGATAGCCTCCGTAAAGAAATAGAAGGTTTTGTCCACACAAGCTTTTCAACTATTTGCGGTTATGGGGGAAATGCTGCTCAAGCCCATTATAGAGCAACAGAAGATAAAAACAGCGTTATAAAGCCCGAAGGCTTTCTCCTTGTGGATTCCGGCGGAAATTATCTTAAAGGAACTACAGATATCACAAGGACCTTTGCCCTTGGAAAAATAACGGAAGAAATGAAAAGAAATTTTACTTTAGTTTTAAAATGCCATATTGCTCTAGCGAAAGCAAAATTTTTATACGGAGCCACAGGAGCAAACCTTGATATTTTGGCAAGGCTTCCCTTATGGGAGGAATGCCTTGATTTTAAGCATGGCACAGGTCACGGCATAGGCTTTGCTCTTAACTGCCACGAAGGCCCTCACAGAATCAATCTTACGGCAGGTCCTATACGCCTTGAGGAAGGCATGCTTGTTTCCAATGAACCGGGATTTTATGCCGAAAACCAATATGGCATAAGAAGTGAGAATATTATTCTTGTTAAGGAATACGGTGAAAGCCCTTACGGCAAATTTATGGAATTTGAAACCATTTCGTTCTGTCCTTTTGACCTTGAATCCATTGATAAGGACCTTTTAACAAAAGAAGAAACAAAATGGCTTAATGACTATCATAAGGACGTTTACGAAAAGCTGAGCCCGTATCTTAATGACGAAGAAAAGGCATGGCTTAAAGAAAATACAAGAGTAATATAA
- the thiD gene encoding bifunctional hydroxymethylpyrimidine kinase/phosphomethylpyrimidine kinase, with translation MNTIPKTLTIAGSDSSGGAGLQADLKTFEEYGTYGLTAITSIVTMDPDNGWSHGVTAIDPLLLKQQIKTATAGGEIAAMKTGMLPNVEIIKIVKETLEKGDIKNIVIDPVMVCKGEAEVLNPENADALRDMLIPLATVATPNLFEAGVLSGMGKLKGLEDMKEAAVKICALGAKSVVIKGGKSLENGDAIDLFYDGKEFEVFSLPKLPTNNNHGAGCTFAAAVAAGLATGLSVRDAVCKAKDFAYAAIKHGFAFNQYVGPVYHAAYRLCK, from the coding sequence ATGAATACAATACCTAAAACTTTAACCATAGCCGGCAGTGATTCCAGCGGCGGAGCCGGATTACAGGCCGATTTAAAGACCTTTGAAGAATATGGAACCTACGGCCTTACGGCAATTACCTCTATCGTTACCATGGATCCGGATAACGGCTGGAGCCACGGCGTAACTGCCATAGACCCGTTGCTTTTAAAGCAGCAGATAAAAACAGCAACCGCCGGCGGAGAAATCGCCGCAATGAAAACAGGAATGCTTCCTAATGTTGAAATAATAAAAATAGTTAAGGAAACGCTTGAAAAAGGCGATATAAAAAATATAGTAATTGATCCTGTAATGGTATGCAAGGGCGAAGCCGAGGTTTTAAACCCTGAAAACGCAGACGCCTTAAGGGACATGCTTATTCCTTTAGCAACCGTTGCAACACCCAATCTTTTTGAAGCCGGCGTATTATCCGGCATGGGTAAATTAAAGGGATTAGAAGACATGAAAGAAGCCGCTGTTAAAATATGTGCCTTAGGGGCAAAAAGTGTAGTGATTAAAGGCGGCAAATCATTAGAAAATGGAGACGCCATAGACCTTTTTTACGACGGAAAGGAATTTGAAGTATTTTCACTTCCCAAGCTTCCCACAAATAACAATCACGGCGCCGGCTGTACTTTTGCCGCAGCCGTAGCTGCCGGCCTTGCAACAGGCCTTTCCGTAAGGGACGCAGTTTGCAAAGCAAAAGACTTTGCTTATGCAGCCATAAAGCATGGTTTTGCATTCAATCAATATGTAGGTCCCGTATACCATGCGGCATACCGCCTTTGCAAATAG
- the pdxR gene encoding MocR-like pyridoxine biosynthesis transcription factor PdxR encodes MIYIDKNSHESFYMQIYNQIKEGILSGKIVTGEKLPGIRSLSKDIGVARNTVEKAYAQLSLEGYIESKPGSGFVVQNTGIGFFIHRPDKSDIGGIKEEAKREKYKYDFQYGALPMDKFPVKLWKQYTANALSSMVSEKIDQYQDNLGDYMLREELKKYLYRSRGVICSSEQIIVSCGLHYCIEIICRLLGEKKTIAFEEPGYLGPRDVFIKNNYTIEPIYADEKGIDLSSLNASKASGAYVTCSHQFPYGTVMSIKKRRQLLQWASENDAYIIEDDYDSEFRYDSNPVPSLQSIDKFDRVIYVGTFSKSLSPSMRVNYLVLPNRLLPQYHERYKGYACPVSWITQRILASFIENEDYERHTRKMAIICKKKHDKFVQIAEQLMGDKIKLYGKGSGLHFIMEFPSEQKQDRLIEKAAVNGVKVYPTKPFWNNKSMYKENTLFMGYGMMTELEIEEGLKILHKAWF; translated from the coding sequence ATGATATACATTGATAAAAATTCTCATGAATCTTTTTATATGCAGATTTACAACCAAATAAAGGAAGGAATTCTTTCGGGTAAAATTGTTACGGGAGAAAAGCTTCCCGGAATACGTTCATTATCAAAAGACATTGGGGTTGCAAGAAATACGGTAGAGAAGGCATATGCTCAGCTTTCTCTGGAAGGCTATATAGAATCGAAGCCAGGCTCCGGTTTTGTGGTTCAAAATACGGGGATAGGATTTTTCATACACAGGCCTGACAAAAGCGATATAGGGGGTATAAAAGAAGAAGCTAAAAGAGAGAAATATAAATATGATTTTCAATACGGCGCTCTACCTATGGATAAATTTCCTGTAAAGCTTTGGAAGCAATATACCGCTAATGCCCTTTCTTCTATGGTTTCTGAAAAAATAGACCAATATCAGGATAATCTCGGAGATTACATGTTAAGAGAAGAGCTTAAAAAATACCTCTATCGGTCAAGAGGAGTAATCTGTTCTTCCGAACAAATCATCGTAAGCTGCGGCCTTCATTACTGCATTGAAATTATATGCAGGCTTTTAGGAGAAAAAAAGACGATTGCCTTTGAAGAGCCGGGCTATCTTGGCCCAAGGGACGTATTTATAAAAAATAATTATACCATAGAGCCTATATATGCGGATGAAAAGGGAATCGATTTATCTTCTCTTAACGCTTCAAAGGCTTCCGGAGCATATGTAACATGTTCTCATCAATTTCCCTATGGAACGGTAATGTCCATAAAAAAAAGGAGACAGCTTCTCCAATGGGCATCTGAAAATGACGCATACATTATAGAGGATGATTATGACAGCGAATTCCGATATGATTCAAACCCGGTTCCTTCCCTTCAATCCATAGACAAATTTGACAGAGTGATTTATGTGGGAACCTTTTCAAAATCTCTTTCTCCTTCCATGAGAGTAAATTACCTTGTGCTTCCCAACAGGCTTCTTCCCCAATATCATGAAAGATATAAGGGCTATGCATGTCCCGTTTCATGGATAACCCAAAGAATTCTTGCAAGCTTCATAGAAAACGAGGACTATGAAAGGCATACTCGTAAAATGGCTATTATATGCAAAAAAAAGCATGATAAATTCGTTCAAATCGCAGAACAGCTTATGGGTGATAAAATAAAGCTTTATGGAAAAGGGTCAGGGCTTCACTTTATTATGGAATTCCCTTCTGAGCAAAAGCAAGACAGGCTCATTGAAAAAGCTGCTGTTAATGGGGTCAAGGTGTATCCTACCAAGCCTTTTTGGAATAATAAGTCCATGTATAAGGAAAATACATTGTTCATGGGCTACGGCATGATGACAGAATTAGAAATAGAAGAGGGCCTTAAAATTCTACACAAGGCTTGGTTTTAA
- a CDS encoding DUF3298 and DUF4163 domain-containing protein, with translation MLGYSVDVNMIVRQEKMYYNNVLVLSYTIEFPQFQSIRFFNATETMNEFYRIKASEYERYCRNDLFNLATKQYNESRSLGIPVRPFEASNTTDITYNQNCSVSLYMDRYEYTGGAHGNTIRRGDTWDLQGYGFTKLQSLFVPDLDYSNYILSFIEGEIKRQIDNGNNIYFDNYEENVAEYFNIHNYYLTGSGITIFFQQYQIAPYAVGIPEFIIPFVNPNVVPPRCD, from the coding sequence ATGTTGGGTTATAGTGTCGATGTCAATATGATCGTACGCCAAGAAAAGATGTATTATAATAATGTTCTGGTATTAAGCTATACAATAGAATTTCCGCAATTTCAATCCATTAGATTTTTCAATGCTACTGAAACCATGAATGAATTTTATAGAATAAAGGCTTCAGAGTATGAAAGATATTGCAGAAATGACCTTTTTAATCTTGCAACAAAGCAGTATAACGAATCGAGAAGTCTAGGTATTCCCGTGAGGCCTTTTGAGGCATCAAATACAACAGATATTACTTATAATCAAAACTGCTCCGTCAGCTTATATATGGACAGGTACGAATATACCGGCGGAGCTCATGGTAATACAATACGCAGAGGTGATACATGGGATCTTCAAGGCTATGGCTTTACAAAGCTGCAGTCTCTTTTTGTACCTGATCTCGATTATAGCAATTACATCTTATCCTTTATAGAAGGGGAAATAAAAAGACAGATTGATAATGGAAATAATATTTATTTTGACAATTATGAAGAAAATGTAGCAGAATATTTTAATATTCATAATTATTATCTTACCGGCTCCGGAATAACAATATTCTTCCAGCAATATCAGATAGCGCCTTATGCGGTAGGTATTCCTGAGTTTATTATTCCTTTTGTAAATCCGAACGTGGTACCGCCCAGATGCGACTAG